In Castanea sativa cultivar Marrone di Chiusa Pesio chromosome 6, ASM4071231v1, a single window of DNA contains:
- the LOC142639097 gene encoding regulator of nonsense transcripts UPF2, with protein MDHHEDECRVGAENHGKQDEEEAAARLEEMKKSVESKMALRQSNMNPERPDSGFLRTLDSSIKRNTAVIKKLKQINEEQREGLMEDLRGVNLSKFVSEAVTAICDAKLRSSDIQAAVQICSLLHQRYKDFSPSLTQGLLKVFFPGKSGDDLDADKNLKAMKKRSTLKLLLELYFVGVIEDSGIFMNIIKDLTNLEHLKDRDTTQTNMTLLASFARQGRIFLGLTFSGQEIHEEFFKGLNITTDQKKFFRKAFHTYYDAAAELLQSEHDSLRQMEHENAKILNARGELSDENVSSYEKLRKSYDHLYRNISSLAEALDMQPPVMPEDGHTTRVTTGEDASPPASGKDSSVLEALWDDEDTRAFYEGLPDLRAFVPAVLLGEAEPKVNEQSAKTQEQQAELAPESDQRQQATQDTTEVSADSGTLQEGKNLDRGKDKEEKDKEKTKDMDKEKGKDKDADKKGENEKEKLKGLEKTKDMDKEKGKEKDSDKKGENEKEKLKGLEGTNLDALLQRLPGCVSRDLIDQLTVEFCYLNSKSNRKKLARALFNVPRTSLELLPYYSRMVATLSTCMKDVSSMLLQMLEEEFNFLINKKDQMNIETKIRNIRFIGELCKFKIATSGLVFSCLKACLDDFTHHNIDVACNLLETCGRFLYRSPETTIRMANMLEILMRLKNVKNLDPRHSTLVENAYYLCKPPERSARVSKVRPPLHQYIRKLLFSDLDKNTIEHVLRQLRKLPWSECEPYLLKCFMKVHKGKYGQIHLIASLTAGLSRYHDEFAIAVVDEVLEEIRLGLELNDYGMQQRRIAHMRFLGELYNYEHVDSSVIFETLYLILVFGHGTPEQDALDPPEDSFRIRMVCTLLDTCGHYFDRGSSKRKLDRFLVHFQRYILSKGALPLDIEFDLQDLFAELRPNMTRYSTIEEVNAAIIELEEHEHTVSTDKVSNEKHSDTEKRSRRNTSDATSVNGQSINGTDENGVHEGIGDSDSESGSGSEPEGHDDEELDEENHDDGCDSEDEDDDDGGGPASDDDDEVHVRQKAPEVDPLEEANFEQELKAVMQESMEQRRQELRGRPTLNMMIPMNVFEGPTKDHHGRGGESGDETLDEEAGGSKEVPVKVLVKRGNKQQTKQMLIPRDCSLVQSTKQKEAAELEEKQDIKRLVLEYNDREEEELNGLGTQTINWSQGGGSRVASRGGNTWEGTGSRASGSRHRHHNYSGGGVYYSRKR; from the exons ATGGATCACCATGAGGACGAATGCCGTGTTGGAGCTGAAAATCATGGCAAGCAAGATGAGGAG gaaGCTGCTGCTCGTCTTGAGGAAATGAAGAAATCAGTTGAGTCAAAAATGGCTCTTCGTCAAAGCAATATGAATCCTGAAAGGCCTG ATTCAGGATTTCTTAGGACATTGGACTCCAGCATTAAACGCAATACAGCAgttataaaaaaactaaagcagATAAATGAAGAGCAGCGCGAAGGCCTGATGGAAGATTTGCGAGGTGTCAACCTAAGCAAATTTGTTAGTGAAGCCGTCACAGCTATATGTGATGCCAAGCTTAGAAGTTCAGATATACAAGCAGCGGTTCAG ATCTGCTCTTTGCTTCATCAAAGGTATAAAGATTTCTCGCCAAGCCTGACTCAAGGGCTCTTGAAGGTATTTTTTCCTGGAAAGTCTGGGGATGACTTGGATGCAGATAAGAACTTGAAGGCCATGAAAAAGCGCAGCACTCTGAAACTCCTTTTGGAACTTTACTTTGTTGGAGTTATAGAAGACAGTGGCATTTTCATGAATATCATTAAGGATCTTACAAACTTAGAACATTTAAAGGACAGAGATACTACTCAGACAAATATGACCCTTCTTGCTAGTTTTGCCCGACAAGGAAGAATTTTCCTAGGACTTACATTCTCTGGACAAGAAATTCATGAAGAG TTTTTTAAGGGCCTTAATATCACAACAGATCAAAAGAAGTTTTTCAGGAAGGCATTCCATACATACTATGATGCTGCAGCTGAGCTACTTCAGTCCGAGCATGAT TCACTTCGTCAAATGGAGCATGAAAATGCTAAGATTCTAAATGCTAGAGGAGAGCTCAGTGATGAAAATGTCTCCTCATATGAAAAGCTGCGGAAATCTTATGACCATTTGTACCGCAATATCTCTTC TTTAGCAGAAGCACTTGATATGCAGCCCCCAGTGATGCCAGAGGATGGTCACACAACTAGGGTTACTACTGGGGAGGATGCTTCACCTCCTGCTTCTGGGAAAGATTCTTCTGTTCTAGAAGCTTTGTGGGATGATGAAGATACCAGGGCTTTCTATGAAGGCTTACCTGATCTCAG aGCATTTGTACCAGCAGTATTATTGGGAGAAGCAGAACCCAAAGTGAATGAACAATCTGCCAAGACGCAAGAACAACAGGCT GAACTGGCACCTGAATCAGACCAACGTCAGCAAGCTACCCAAGATACAACAGAGGTTTCTGCAGACTCTGGCACTTTGCAGGAGGGGAAAAACTTAGATAGAGGGAAAGATaaggaagaaaaagataaagaaaagactAAAGATATGGACAAAGAGAAAGGGAAAGATAAAGATGCAGATAAAAAGGGGGAAAATGAAAAGGAGAAACTAAAAGGTCTTGAAAAGACTAAAGATATGGACaaagagaaagggaaagagaaagattCAGATAAAAAGGGGGAAAATGAAAAGGAGAAATTAAAAGGTCTTGAAGGCACAAATTTGGATGCTTTATTACAGAGGCTTCCGGGTTGTGTGAGCCGTGATCTTATCGATCAACTGACT GTAGAATTCTGTTATTTAAATTCAAAGTCCAATCGGAAAAAGCTTGCAAGGGCATTGTTTAATGTCCCGAGGACATCTCTAGAACTACTACCATACTACTCACGCATGGTTGCCACACTTTCAACTTGTATGAAGGATGTCTCATCCATGCTGTTGCAGATGTTGGAGGAGGAGTTCAACttcttaattaataaaaag GATCAAATGAACATTGAAACAAAGATAAGGAATATTAGGTTTATCGGAGAACTCTGCAAGTTTAAAATTGCAACATCTGGCCTTGTTTTTAGTTGTTTGAAG GCTTGTTTAGATGATTTCACTCATCATAATATTGATGTTGCTTGCAATCTTCTCGAGACATGTGGTCGTTTTCTGTATCGATCTCCTGAAACTACCATTCGGATGGCTAACATGTTGGAAATTTTGATGCGcttgaaaaatgtaaaaaatctGGATCCTCGCCACAGCACCCTAGTGGAAAATGCTTACTACCTGTGCAAACCACCTGAAAGATCTGCACGAGTCTCTAAAGTCCGTCCTCCATTGCATCAG TATATTAGGAAATTGCTATTTTCAGATCTTGATAAGAACACCATTGAGCATGTCCTGAGGCAACTTCGCAAATTGCCATGGAGTGAATGTGAGCCATATCTTTTAAAATGCTTTATGAAGGTTCACAAAGGGAAGTATGGTCAGATTCACTTAATTGCTTCTCTCACTGCCGGTTTGAGTCGCTATCATGATGAGTTTGCCATTGCTGTTGTTGATGAG GTTTTGGAGGAGATTAGGCTTGGGCTAGAATTAAATGATTATGGGATGCAACAAAGACGCATTGCCCATATGCGGTTCTTAGGGGAGCTGTATAATTATGAGCATGTAGACTCATCTGTTATTTTTGAGACACTTTATTTGATTCTTGTCTTTGGCCATGGCACTCCAGAG CAAGATGCACTAGACCCACCAGAAGATAGTTTCCGCATCAGGATGGTTTGTACTCTTCTTGACACCTGTGGGCACTACTTTGATCGAGGCTCTTCCAAGAGGAAGCTTGATAGATTCTTAGTACATTTTCAGAGGTATATTCTCAGCAAAGGTGCACTACCTCTAGATATTGAATTTGACTTACAG GACTTATTTGCTGAATTACGGCCCAATATGACTCGATACTCTACCATTGAAGAGGTGAATGCAGCTATAATAGAACTTGAAGAGCATGAACATACTGTTTCAACTGACAAGGTTAGTAATGAGAAGCACTCTGACACAGAAAAGCGTTCAAGGAGGAATACTTCTGATGCCACCTCAGTGAATGGACAGAGCATTAATGGCACTGACGAAAACGGTGTGCATGAAGGCATTGGGGACAGTGATAGTGAGTCGGGGAGTGGCAGCGAGCCAGAGGGACATGATGATGAAGAGTTGGATGAAGAGAATCATGATGATGGATGTGATagtgaggatgaggatgatgatgatgggggTGGACCTGCTTCTGATGATGACGATGAAGTCCATGTCAGGCAGAAGGCCCCTGAGGTGGACCCTCTGGAAGAAGCTAATTTTGAACAGGAGCTTAAGGCTGTAATGCAG GAGAGCATGGAGCAGCGCCGTCAAGAGCTCCGTGGTAGACCTACATTAAATATGATGATACCAATGAATGTGTTTGAGGGGCCCACAAAGGATCATCATGGAAGGGGAGGAGAGAGTGGAGACGAGACATTAGATGAGGAAGCTGGAGGAAGCAAGGAGGTTCCAGTGAAAGTTCTTGTGAAGCGTGGAAACAAGCAACAAACAAAGCAGATGTTGATCCCTCGGGATTGCTCACTTGTGCAGAGCACAAAACAGAAAGAAGCAGCTGAGCTTGAAGAGAAACAAGACATTAAGAGGTTGGTATTGGAGTATAATGATCGAGAAGAGGAGGAGCTTAATGGATTGGGTACCCAAACAATTAACTGGTCACAAGGTGGGGGCAGCAGAGTTGCCAGTCGTGGTGGCAACACTTGGGAAGGAACTGGTAGTAGGGCTAGTGGATCACGTCATCGGCATCATAATTACTCAGGTGGTGGAGTCTATTACAGCAGAAAAAGGTGA